A portion of the Paenibacillus hamazuiensis genome contains these proteins:
- a CDS encoding cold-shock protein — protein sequence MTNKGTVKWFNEVKGFGFITCESGGDVFVHHSGINMDGFRTLNAGETVTFDVVKEERGSKAVNVSVISES from the coding sequence ATGACAAACAAAGGAACGGTAAAATGGTTTAACGAGGTTAAAGGGTTCGGTTTTATTACGTGTGAGAGCGGCGGTGACGTATTCGTTCATCACTCCGGAATAAACATGGACGGTTTTCGCACACTTAACGCCGGCGAAACGGTAACTTTTGACGTAGTGAAAGAGGAGCGCGGCTCTAAAGCGGTCAACGTTAGCGTTATTTCCGAGTCCTAA
- a CDS encoding HK97 gp10 family phage protein, with translation MAKHLSIEFDSRQFKQALLETIDDVGNAVRDGLHDVLDEWQRESVDLAPLYKRKGPKDKRPAGALRSSIHTDINGEGIDLEGEIKAAAVEIAKSGKQAGERFDYAYYLHEVYPEKHGKSFKNPSTAGTIPQFLEDPLERNKQKWVRHIEESIESELKRKGW, from the coding sequence ATGGCGAAGCACTTATCGATCGAGTTCGATTCCAGACAGTTTAAACAGGCGCTCCTTGAAACGATCGATGACGTCGGCAATGCGGTGCGCGATGGTCTGCATGATGTTTTGGACGAGTGGCAGCGTGAGTCCGTTGACCTGGCGCCGCTTTATAAACGGAAAGGGCCGAAAGATAAACGGCCGGCGGGCGCACTTCGTTCGAGTATCCATACGGACATTAACGGCGAGGGAATCGATTTGGAAGGCGAAATTAAGGCAGCGGCTGTCGAGATTGCAAAAAGCGGTAAGCAAGCAGGCGAACGGTTCGACTACGCATACTATCTGCACGAGGTCTATCCGGAAAAGCACGGCAAATCGTTCAAGAATCCGTCGACGGCCGGAACTATTCCACAATTCTTGGAAGATCCTCTTGAAAGAAATAAGCAAAAATGGGTTAGGCACATCGAGGAATCGATAGAGTCAGAGCTAAAACGGAAGGGGTGGTAA
- a CDS encoding phBC6A51 family helix-turn-helix protein yields the protein MKRRKRRGKYPKRRLPLQEIHYRAIELLIVMPRNNYADIAAELGVDRRTLYRWRLRKDFEHALQLAIRRKVDELTGRAGRHDYRDIDDLVAIFQACGFNVG from the coding sequence ATGAAGCGAAGGAAGAGACGTGGCAAGTATCCTAAACGTAGACTCCCATTACAAGAGATCCACTATCGAGCGATCGAGCTGCTTATCGTTATGCCACGCAACAATTATGCGGATATAGCCGCGGAGCTTGGCGTTGATCGGCGGACGCTGTACCGGTGGAGACTTCGCAAGGATTTCGAACACGCGCTACAGCTCGCGATCAGGCGGAAGGTTGACGAGCTAACCGGAAGGGCCGGCCGCCACGATTACCGGGACATTGACGACCTTGTGGCGATATTCCAAGCGTGCGGCTTCAACGTTGGATAG
- the ppc gene encoding phosphoenolpyruvate carboxylase, with protein sequence MSEATGLISKSTTNNLLRRDVRFLGHILGEVLVHQGGNELLSIVEKIREMSKSLRTNYSTEAFEEFKQTITNLEPGIRHQVIRAFAIYFQLVNIAEQNQRIRRKRDYERSAGENVQPGSIEDIVRHLKAQNIPAEEVGQILQGISLELVMTAHPTEATRRAVLDIHQRIAKKVMELDNPSLTFREREQLRQELLTEVITLWQTDELRDRKPTVVDEVRNGLYYFDETLFEVLPEVYQELERCLNKYYPGEQWHVPTFLKFGSWIGGDRDGNPSVKAAVTWDTLQMHRQLALTKYAESLRELMTHMSFSKNIVEVTSELLDSIQQDRESMELKAAEVWRNEKEPYRIKTTYMIEKIQNTGKASASANCKYNSPDEFIADLEIIERSLRNHYADFVADMYIRRLIRQVELFGFHLATLDVRQHSKEHENAMAEILAKMNIVHNYPELTEEEKIKLLTGILNDARPITSAYLEYSESTKECLDVYRTIYKAQAEFGRECIRSYLISMTQGASDLLEVLVFAKESGLYRHEADGSITCTLQSAPLFETIDDLHAAPEIMTTLFNIPAYRNSLKSTNDLQEIMLGYSDSNKDGGVITANWELRVALRTLTEAAKPYGIKLKFFHGRGGALGRGGMPLNRSILAQPADTIGGGIKITEQGEVLSSRYSMKSIAYRSLEQATNALITAALMGKNPKAHESEPEWETIMKSISEKAQTKYQDLIFRDPDFLTFFKQSTPLPEIGELNIGSRPSKRKNSDRFEDLRAIPWVFAWTQSRYLLPAWYAAGSGLYSFYQGKAENLKVMQDMYQNWGFFQSLIDNLQMALAKADLLIAQEYGGMVENQAVAKRIFGLIKEEYERTSQLILQITGQQEILDNVPVIQESIRLRNPYVDPLSYLQVQLLAELRALRERNEDDALLQREVLLTINGIAAGLRNTG encoded by the coding sequence ATGTCAGAAGCAACAGGTCTAATCAGCAAATCGACGACAAACAACTTGCTTCGCCGCGATGTCCGGTTTCTCGGCCATATTTTAGGCGAGGTGCTGGTACATCAGGGAGGCAACGAGTTGTTGTCGATCGTCGAAAAAATACGCGAGATGAGCAAGTCGCTGCGTACGAATTATTCGACGGAAGCCTTCGAAGAATTTAAACAAACGATTACCAATTTGGAGCCGGGCATCCGGCATCAGGTGATCCGGGCTTTTGCCATCTATTTTCAGCTTGTGAATATTGCCGAACAAAATCAGCGGATTCGCAGAAAACGCGATTATGAACGGTCCGCAGGGGAAAACGTTCAGCCGGGTTCCATTGAAGATATCGTGCGCCATTTGAAGGCTCAAAATATTCCTGCCGAGGAAGTAGGGCAAATCCTGCAGGGCATTTCGCTTGAACTCGTCATGACCGCGCATCCGACGGAAGCAACGCGCCGCGCGGTGCTGGACATTCATCAGCGGATCGCCAAGAAGGTCATGGAGCTGGACAATCCTTCACTGACGTTTCGTGAAAGAGAGCAGCTGCGTCAGGAACTGCTGACGGAAGTCATTACGCTCTGGCAAACCGATGAGCTTCGTGACCGTAAACCGACGGTAGTGGATGAAGTGCGCAACGGGCTTTATTATTTCGACGAAACGTTGTTCGAGGTGCTTCCGGAGGTATATCAAGAGCTGGAACGCTGCTTGAACAAATATTATCCGGGCGAGCAGTGGCATGTGCCGACTTTCCTGAAATTCGGTTCGTGGATCGGCGGGGACCGTGACGGCAACCCGTCCGTCAAAGCGGCGGTTACATGGGACACGCTGCAGATGCACCGCCAATTGGCACTTACCAAATACGCGGAATCGCTGCGTGAATTGATGACTCACATGAGCTTCAGCAAAAATATTGTCGAAGTCACCTCGGAGCTGCTCGATTCCATCCAGCAGGACCGGGAAAGCATGGAGCTGAAAGCGGCGGAGGTATGGCGTAACGAAAAAGAGCCGTACCGGATCAAGACGACGTACATGATCGAGAAAATTCAAAACACCGGCAAAGCTTCGGCTTCGGCAAATTGTAAGTACAACAGCCCGGATGAGTTTATTGCCGATCTCGAAATCATCGAGCGCAGCCTGCGCAACCATTATGCGGATTTCGTAGCGGATATGTATATCCGCAGGCTGATTCGTCAGGTGGAGCTGTTCGGCTTCCATTTGGCGACGCTTGATGTTCGTCAGCACAGCAAAGAGCACGAAAATGCGATGGCCGAAATCTTGGCCAAAATGAACATCGTGCATAATTATCCGGAATTAACGGAAGAAGAGAAAATCAAGCTGCTTACCGGTATTTTGAACGATGCTCGCCCGATTACGTCCGCATATCTGGAATACTCGGAATCGACGAAAGAATGCTTGGACGTATACCGTACGATTTATAAGGCTCAGGCCGAATTCGGCCGAGAGTGCATACGCAGTTACCTGATCAGTATGACGCAAGGCGCCAGCGATTTGCTGGAGGTGCTTGTTTTCGCCAAGGAATCCGGGTTATACCGGCATGAAGCGGACGGCAGCATTACGTGTACGCTGCAGTCGGCGCCGCTTTTTGAAACGATCGATGACTTGCACGCAGCACCGGAGATCATGACAACGCTATTCAACATTCCGGCTTATCGCAATAGTTTGAAAAGCACCAACGATCTGCAGGAAATCATGCTCGGCTACTCCGACAGCAACAAGGACGGCGGCGTGATCACCGCCAACTGGGAGCTGCGTGTGGCGCTCCGCACGTTAACCGAAGCAGCCAAGCCTTACGGCATCAAGCTGAAGTTTTTCCATGGCCGCGGCGGTGCATTGGGGCGCGGCGGCATGCCGCTGAACCGAAGCATTCTGGCGCAGCCGGCGGATACGATTGGCGGAGGCATCAAAATCACCGAGCAAGGCGAGGTGCTTTCCTCGCGGTATTCGATGAAGAGCATCGCTTACCGCAGCTTGGAGCAAGCAACCAATGCGCTCATTACGGCGGCGCTGATGGGCAAAAACCCGAAGGCGCACGAATCCGAGCCGGAATGGGAAACGATCATGAAAAGCATTTCGGAGAAGGCGCAGACGAAATACCAGGACCTGATTTTCCGCGACCCGGATTTCCTGACGTTCTTCAAGCAATCGACGCCGCTGCCGGAAATCGGCGAGCTGAATATCGGCTCCCGCCCGTCCAAACGGAAAAACAGCGACCGCTTCGAGGATCTTCGCGCCATTCCATGGGTGTTCGCCTGGACGCAAAGCCGTTACCTGCTTCCGGCCTGGTATGCCGCAGGATCGGGGCTGTACAGCTTCTATCAGGGCAAAGCCGAAAACCTCAAAGTGATGCAGGATATGTATCAAAATTGGGGATTCTTCCAATCGCTCATCGATAATTTGCAGATGGCCCTGGCTAAAGCGGATCTGCTGATCGCGCAGGAGTACGGCGGCATGGTAGAGAATCAGGCGGTTGCGAAGCGTATTTTTGGACTCATTAAGGAAGAATATGAACGTACGTCGCAATTGATTTTGCAAATTACCGGGCAGCAGGAAATTCTCGACAACGTCCCGGTCATTCAGGAATCGATTCGCTTGCGCAACCCTTACGTAGACCCGCTAAGCTACTTGCAGGTGCAGCTGCTCGCCGAACTCAGAGCATTGCGCGAACGCAATGAAGATGATGCGCTGCTGCAAAGAGAAGTGCTGCTTACGATCAACGGAATAGCCGCAGGGCTTAGAAATACGGGCTGA
- a CDS encoding DUF2577 family protein, whose amino-acid sequence MAQLEGNGITKLTQVIKHVGYNDFDRIELATVTSLTPTLIRVDNMKIDLDAFDLVFAKHLTDRTLTVVNPDGTKTAMLVESPLQVGDRVIVASMNGGQTYVVLDIAVTL is encoded by the coding sequence ATGGCCCAACTCGAAGGAAACGGAATAACCAAGCTTACGCAAGTCATCAAGCATGTTGGGTATAACGATTTCGACCGGATTGAACTCGCAACGGTCACCTCACTAACACCGACGCTTATCCGAGTAGACAATATGAAAATCGACCTTGACGCGTTCGACCTCGTATTTGCGAAGCACCTGACGGACCGCACGCTCACCGTCGTTAATCCGGACGGGACAAAAACGGCGATGCTCGTCGAATCTCCGCTGCAGGTCGGCGACCGCGTCATAGTAGCGAGCATGAACGGTGGACAGACGTACGTGGTACTCGATATCGCGGTGACGTTGTAA